The Candidatus Manganitrophaceae bacterium region TGAAGATTGTGACCCATTCCTGGAATATAAGAGGTCACTTCCATCCCATTCGTCAAACGCACACGTGCAACCTTTCGGAGTGCAGAGTTTGGCTTCTTGGGCGTGGTGGTATAAACACGGATACAGACCCCTCTCTTCTGCGGCGACTGTTTCAGTGCAGGACTCTTGGTCTTGGATCGGGCTTTTTCCCGCCCCTTCTTGATCAATTGATTAATCGTCGGCATCTGACTTCCTTACGTGGCATGCAAAACCTACAGATCATACTGACTACTGGCCCTCTTGTCAAGATTTTTTTACAATCTCAAGGCATTATATTGATATTTGGTATGCCTATTTTTTCTCTGCAGGAGCCCCTTCACTCGAACCCGCCTTATTCTTGGCCATCTCCTTGATCTCCTGTGCCTGCCGCGGTGATCGCACATAAACTTCTCGATACTCAGGCAAGCCCGTTCCCGCCGGGACAAGCCGTCCCACAATCACATTCTCTTTCAAGCCAAGCAGGTCATCCGTTCTTCCGCTAATCGCAGCCTCCGTCAAAACACGCGTTGTCTCCTGGAAGGAAGCGGCAGAGATAAAACTATCGGTTGCAAGGGCCGCCTTCGTGATTCCGAGAAGAATCGGCTTTCCTGTCGCCGGTATTCCCCCTTTGGCCATCACTTTCTCATTCTCTTCTGCGAATTTAAACTTATCAACCTGCACCCCAATGAGGAAATCCGTATCGCCCGGTTCTTCAACTTTTACTCTTCTTAACATCTGTCGGACAATAATTTCAATATGCTTGTCGTTAATCGACACCCCTTGCAGACGATAAACCTCCTGGACCTCGTCGACCAAGTATTTCTGAAGCTCTTTCGGTCCTAGTACGTCAAGAATATCATGAGGGTTCGGAGATCCATCCATCAAGGGCTCCCCAGCGTGAACCCAATCCCCCTCATGAACATTAATATGCTTCCCCTTAGGAATGAAGTATTCCCGGCTATCCCCGACCTCATTACTGACAATCACCTTTCTCATCCCTTTGGCAAAACCGCCATATTCGACCGTCCCGTCAATCTCTGAGATAACGGCCTGTTCTTTTGGTTTTCTCGCCTCAAAAAGCTCGGCCACACGGGGAAGTCCACCGGTAATATCCTTCGTTTTTGTCGTTTCACGAGGAATCTTCGCCAACACATCACCCGGGTGAACCATTTGCCCTTTCTCAACAAAAACATGTGCCCCCGCAGGAAGAAGATAACGGGCCGCTCCTTTTGTCAAAGGGAGTTTCACGGTTTTCCCCGAGGCATCCTTGATTGAAATTCTAGGCCGGAGATTTGATCCGGGGTAATCGACAATGACTTTACGGGCAAAGCCGGTGACTTCGTCAACTTCTTCACGCATCGTCTGCCCTTCGATCAGATCACCCATCGCAATCTTTCCAGCGACTTCCGTCAAGATCGAAAGAGAATAGGGATCCCACTCCACCAGTCTTTGTCTCGCATCCACCGAGACCCCATCTTTTACCTTGATGCGGGCACCATAGACAACCGAGTACTTCTCTTTCTCGCGTCCTGTCTTGTCAAAAATGGCAATTCTTCCATTCCGGTTCATGACAATCAGGTCACCGTCTTTACTTTTCACGGTATTCAGGTTCAAGTATTTCACAACACCGGCATTCCGGGATTCCAATACGGTCTGTTCAATCACCTTGCTTGCCGTCCCCCCAATATGGAAGGTCCGCATCGTTAGCTGTGTTCCCGGCTCCCCAATAGATTGTGCGGCGATCACGCCGACGGCCTCTCCCCGCTCAACCAGTTGTCCCCGGGATAAATCCCGCCCATAACACCTGACACATATCCCCCGATGCGCCAGACAGGTCAATACAGAACGGATTTTCACTCTGTCAATCCCCGCCTCAACAACGGCCTGCGTCTTTTCTTCATTGATTTCCGCTTGAGCCGGACAAATAACCTCACCCGTAATCGGATCAGTGATATCTTCTGCCGCGATTCTGCCCAGGATACGTTTTTCAAGCGGTTCAATGACCTCTCCACCTTCAACCAGAGCCGTCACGGCAAGCGAATCAGGTGAGTGACAATCCAGATCATTCACAATAACATCTTGCGAGACATCGACCAGCCGCCGCGTCAGGTATCCGGAATTGGCTGTCTTCAAGGCAGTATCCGCCAATCCTTTTCGCGCACCGTGTGTCGAAATAAAGTATTGCAAGACGCTCAACCCTTCTCTGAAGTTGGCCATGATCGGCGTTTCAATAATCTCCCCGGAGGGCTTTGCCATGAGTCCTCTCATTCCCCCCAGTTGACGAATCTGCGCAGCGCTTCCACGGGAACCTGAATCGGCCATCATGTAGATAGAATTAAATTTTCGATCTTTTACCTTCCCGACTCCCTTCGTGACCTCTTCTTCTTCCTCAGCCAATTCTCTCATCATTTCACTGGCCACCATCTCAGTGACATGCGCCCAGATATCAACCACCTTATTGTATCGCTCTCCATTCGTAATCAAACCCTCAGCATACTGCTTTTCGATCTCCGCTACACTCTTCTTGGCCTTATCGAGCAATACGCCTTTTTTTGACGGGATGCGCATGTCGTCCACACAGATCGAGATGCCGGCCCTTGTCGCGAAATGAAATCCGAGATCCTTAATGCGATCCAGCATGGCGACGGTATTGCGGCGACCGGACTTTCGATAGGAGATATCAATCAGGTTGATCAACTCCTTTTTGTTCATAATACGATTGACCATCGAGAAGGGGACATCCTCTGGGAGAATATTTCCAAAAATCACTCTGCCGACAGTTGTCTCAACCAAGGTACCATCGCGCCTTACTTTAATCCGGGCATGCTCCTCCACCTGCCGATGGTCATAGGCAATGGTAACTTCTTCCGGACCGGAAAAGGTTTTTCCTTCTCCCTTCGCCCCGCCCTTTTCCTTTGTCAGCCAATAGCAACCCAGAACCATATCCTGAGAAGGAACCATAATTGGTTTTCCGCTGGCAGGTGAAAGGACGTTGTTCACCGACATCATCAGTACGCGCGCCTCAATTTGGGCCTCAATCGACAAAGGGAGATGGACAGCCATTTGATCCCCATCAAAATCTGCATTAAATGCAGCGCACACTAGCGGATGAAGCCGGATCGCTTTTCCTTCCACTAAAACAGGATCAAAGGCCTGTATCCCCAGGCGATGCAGAGTTGGTGCCCGGTTCAGTAAGACAGGGTGCTCCTGAATCATCTCATCCAGCACATCCCACACCTCCGGCTTTTCCTTTTCCACCATCTTCTTTGCCGTTTTAATGGTTGCCACATAACCACGCTCTTCCAGTTTTTGATAAATAAAGGGCTTGAAGAGTTCCAAGGCCATCTTCTTTGGAAGTCCGCATTGGTGGAGCTTCAACTCGGGCCCGACAACAATCACGGATCGACCAGAGTAGTCTACCCGTTTTCCCAGAAGGTTCTGACGGAACCGGCCTTGCTTGCCCTTGAGCATGTCCGAAAGGGACTTCAGGGGACGCTTGTTCGGCCCTCGGATTGCCCGACCCCGTCGACCATTGTCAAAAAGGGCATCCACCGATTCCTGAAGCATTCTCTTTTCATTGCGGATAATGACATTGGGAGCCCTCAACTCGGTCAGCCGTTTCAGGCGATTATTCCGGTTAATCACCCGGCGGTATAGATCATTTAAATCAGATGTCGCAAAACGCCCCCCATCGAGAGGCACCAAAGGTCTGAGTTCCGGCGGCAGGACAGGAATGACATCCAAAATCATCCAGTCGGGATGATTTCCAGACTTCCTTAAGGATTCCACAACCCGGAGACGTTTTGTTAATTTCTTTTTGACGGCGACAGAACTTGCATGGGCAATCTTGACATGCAACTCGTCCCAAAGCTCTTCAAGATCTATTTTCTTCAAAATATCCCTTATTGCCTCGGCACCCATCTCGGCACGGAACGCCCCTACACCATACTTTTCGACATCTGCGCGATACCGATCTTCCGTAAGGATCTCCTTCTCCTTCAAGTCAGTGTCCATCGGATCCGTCACAACATAGTTCTCAAAATAGAGTACCTTTTCGAGCTGCTTGAGTGTCATATCCAGAAGTATCCCGATTCGACTGGGAATGCCCTTCAGAAACCAGATATGAGCCACAGGGGAAACCAGCTCGATATGGCCCATCCGTTCCCGGCGAACCTTTGACTGGATGACTTCCACTCCACACTTGTCACAGACAATTCCACGGTGCTTCATCCGCTTATACTTTCCGCAGTTACACTCCCAATCCTTGATCGGCCCAAAGATGCGTGCACAAAAGAGACCGTCCCGCTCCGGTTTAAACGAGCGATAATTAATCGTTTCCGGTTTTTTGACTTCCCCATAGGACCAGGAGCGGATCTTCTCGCCGGATGCAATGCGAATTCGGATGGCGTCAAAAGAGATCGACTCCTTCGACTTTCCAAAAAGGCTCCGAACCGATTCGACCTTGCTTAATGTCTCCATTGAACCTCCAAAAAAATAAACGTTAAAATAACTCGAAAGGGAGGATCGGGCTTACTCCTCACATTAATCCTGATTCTCAGTCTTTGTCTCTGATTAATTCAACATCAAGCCCCAGGCTCTGAAGCTCTTTGATCAAAACGTTGAAGGATTCCGGCAGGCCGGGCTCCAGGAAGTGCTCTCCCTTGACAATCGCTTCGTAGATGCGGGACCGTCCGGGGACATCATCCGACTTCACCGTCAGGAACTCCTGTAGAACCGATGCGGCGCCATAGGCCTGAAGGGCCCAGACTTCCATTTCTCCAAGACGTTGTCCCCCAAACTGCGCCTTCCCGCCCAAAGGTTGTTGTGTGACCAGAGAATAGGGTCCAATCGACCTTGCATGGATCTTGTCGTCAACCAGATGGTGAAGTTTCAGCATGTACATCCGGCCCACCGTCACCGGGCGGTTAAAAGGCTCTCCTGTCTTTCCATCATGCAGAATGGTCTGTCCCGACCTTGGGAGACCTGCCTCTTCCAGCAAATCCTTGACTTCTTTTTCGTTCGCACCGTCAAATACCGGACAGGACACATGGATACCCAGGAGGTCCGCAGCCCAACCCAGGTGAGTCTCCAGTATCTGCCCGACATTCATCCGAGAAGGGACACCGAGAGGATTGAGGACAATCTGCACCTTCGTGCCATCCGGAAGATACGGCATATCGGCCTCAGGAAGAATGCGCGCGACAACCCCCTTGTTGCCATGCCGCCCCGCCATCTTGTCCCCTACCTGGAGCCTGCGCTTCATGGCAATGAAAACCTTGACGAGTTTAATCACACCGGGAGGGAGTTCGTCTCCCCGCTTTAAACGTCCCACCTTCTCATCATAGATCATCTGGCGAAGGTCGATCCGTTCTTTTGTAGACGCCTCCACGCTATCAACTTTCGCCTGCTCTGCCTTGTCATTCAGGACCACATTCCGGATATCCTCATCGACAATTTTACCCAGGATCTCCTCTTCAATAAGCTTCTTTTTCTTCAGAAGAATCTCGCCGGTTTCCGGATCAACGATATCGACACCGACCAACTGGCCAATCAGCAGGCTCCGGACCTTTTTATATTTTTCCTCCTCGATAATATGAAGTTCCTCACGATGGTCCCGCTGAAGACGCGTGATATCTTCGGTTTCAATCATCTTTGTCCGCTCATCTTTATCAACGCTCTTACGAGAAAAAATCTTTACATCGACGACAATTCCCTCTATCCCGGGGGGGACATAGAGCGAGGCGTCTTTAACATCGCCTGCCTTTTCACCAAATATCGCCCTGAGTAATTTTTCTTCCGGAGTCAGCTGGGTCTCCCCCTTCGGGGTGACCTTTCCCACGAGAATATCTCCTGGTTTCACCTCCGCCCCGACACGGATAATCCCCGATTCGTCCAGGTTGTTGAGGGTTTCTTCACTCACATTCGGAATATCTCTTGTAATATCCTCTTTGCCTAATTTTGTATCCCGGGATTCCAATTCAAATTCTTCGATGTGGATGGATGTAAAATTATCTCCTTTAACCAGCTCTTCCGACACCAAGATGGCATCCTCAAAGTTGTACCCCCCCCAAGGCATGAACGCGACCAGAATATTCTGGCCCAAGGCCAATTCTCCCTGATCAATCGCAGGACCATCCGCAAGGAGATCACCTTTCTTTACCTTCATGCCAGCCGTCACGACCGGCCTCTGGTTGATACAGGTATTTTGATTAGAACGCTGATACTTAATCAGCTTGTAAACATCTAGCGCCGATTCCGGATCTTCCGCGACATTCGCTTTTTCTTTTCTGCTCAGATCCGCCTTGACTACAATCCGGGTCCCGTCACAGCTGACGACGGTACCACTCCGCTTTGCAAAAACGACATAACCAGAATCCCGTGCAACAATAAACTCCATCCCTGTCCCGACCAGAGGGGCTTCAGTCCGAATCAAAGGAACCGCCTGCCGCTGCATGTTCGAACCCATCAAGGCCCTGTTGGCATCATCGTTCTCAAGAAAGGGGATCATCGCGGTCGCCGCACTCACGATCTGTTTCGGGGAGACGTCCATATACTCAATGCGGTCAGAGGGCACCGCGACAAAATCGCCTGAGGAACGGGCCGAGATATTATCCGATGTCAGCTTTCCCCGACTGTCCATCTTCGCATTTGCCTGCGCAATCACATAGCGGTCTCCATCAATGGCCGAAATAAATTCGACTTCGTCGGTTACCCGTCCCTTGACCACCTTACGGTAGGGCGACTCAATAAAACCATACTCGTTCACACGGGCATAAGTGGCGAGCGAGGTAATCAAGCCAATATTTGGACCTTCCGGCGTCTCGATCGGACAGATACGACCATAATGGCTGGGATGAACATCTCTCACCTCAAAACCGGCCCGCTCCCGGGTCAATCCTCCGGGACCCAGGGCGGATAGACGCCTCTTATGGGTAATTTCAGCCAAGGGGTTGGTCTGGTCCATGAATTGGGAGAGCTGGCTGCTCCCAAAAAATTCTTTGATGACCGCAATCACCGGTTTCGCGTTGATCAGGTCATGAGGGAGGACGGTATCCAGATCAAGCAGATTCATCCGCTCTTTAATTGTGCGTTCCATCCTGACAAGGCCAATCCGGAATTGGTTTTCCAGAAGCTCCCCGACCGACCTGACCCGGCGGTTGCCGAGATGGTCAATGTCATCAATATTCCCTTTTCCGCTTTTGAGATTCACAAGATAGCGAACCACTTCAACGACATCCTGAGCGCTCAGCGTCCGGTTCTCCATGGGCTGTTCCAGACCCAGTTTTTTGTTGAGCTTCAGTCGGCCAACAGGAGAAAGGTCATACCGCTTTGAATTGAAGAAAAGGTTTTCGAAAAGGAGCTTTGCCGTATCCATCGTCGGTGTCTCTCCCGGACGGATCCTGCGATAAACCTCTACCATCGCTTCCCCGGGAGAACCCACCTTTTCCATTGCCAAGGTATCGCGTATGGCCGGAAGAATCGTAATATTATCAATAAAAAGGACTCGGATTTTCCCGATATCGGCCTCGCATATTTGCGCGAGGATATCCTCTGTCAGCTCCTGGTTTCTCTCTACAAGAATCTCACCTGTTGCCGGGTCAACAACATCATCAAGGACCGCTTTTCCGGCCAACTCTTCCCTGGGATACGGGATTTCCTTGATCCCCTCCGCCTTCATTTTTCGGAGGACACCCTTGGTCATCTTGCTTCCCTCTTTGACCAGAACACCTTTCCCTTTCTTCTCCTTAAAATCAGAGGGGGACTTAAGGCCAACATGAATCTCAGGATTCAGCTTTCTCAGGAACTCACCCTTAGAAATTCTGACATCTTCGATCGGATAAAAAAGCTTCAGGATAACCTCTTCAAGGCTCCCTCCCTCCACATCTCCTTCCGGTCCGGGCAAAACATATTTTCGACCGTTTCCACCGGCTGCTTCCTGAGTAAAGGCCTTCAACAGAATAGTAACAGGGAGCTTTCTCCTTCTGTCAATCCGGACATAGAGGATATCTTTTGCGTCAAAATCAAAATCAAGCCACGAACCGCGATAGGGGATAATTCGCGCGGAGTAAAGAACTTTTCCGCTGGCGTGCGTCTTTCCTTTATCATGACTAAAGGAGGCGCCGGGGGAACGCTGGAGCTGGCTGACGACCACCCGCTCCGTTCCATTCACCAGAAAGGTCCCGTTATCCGTCATTAATGGAAGCTCTCCGACATACACCTCCTGCTCGCGGATGTCCCGGACCTTTTTCGTCTTCCCCTTGCCCTCCTTGTCCCAGACCACCAAACGGACCTTGATCTTCAGGGGAGCCGCGTAGGTCATTCCGCGTTCAAGACACTCCTGCACATCATATTTCGGTCTTCCAATCGAGTAGTCAATAAATTCGATCATCGCCGTATCGTTGTAATCGGAAACGGGGAACACACTCGTAAAGGCCGATTGCAGGCCTATATCTTCGCGCTGCTCAGGAGCAAGATCAACCTGCTGAAACCGATTGTAGGACTCTTTTTGAATCTCAATCAGATTCGGAATACGAACCTTGACATTGATCTTTGAAAAATCTCTCCTCTTACGGATCTCATTTCTGGGGCGAACCGCCATAAACCCTCCATTCTATCTATAAACTGATACAGGCGCTTAACATTCGTCTTGTTCGGGAACAGCCTATTTGATTTCTGCTGTCGCCCCGGCTTCTTCAAGCCTCTTTTTTACCGTCTCCGCTTCATCCTTAGCAACACCGGACTTAACCACCTTGGGAGCGGCTTCAACGAGATCCTTTGCCTCCTTAAGTCCCAGGCTGGTTAGTTCTCGAACCGCCTTGATGACCTGTATTTTCTTTTCCCCAATCCCGGTCAAAATGACGTCAAACTCCGTTTTCTCCTCAACGGTCTCTGCCTGTCCACCGCCACCCGCTGCAGGGGCCGCTGCAACCGCGACGGGTGCCGCTGCAGTCACACCAAAACGCTCTTCAACCAGCTTAATCAAGTCCGCCAATTGAAGAACAGGCATCTTTTCGACCGCCTGAAGAATCTGGTCATTTGTCAATTCGATCTCTTCCGCCGCTGCTGTTTTTGCCATTTTTAACACGCTCCTTCGTTAGTGAAAATACAATTATAGTAAATAATTTCTACCTCTTTATTTGGCCGGAATCGGCCACCTCTACAGGTCAGGGGTGTTAAGACCCCGACGACTCGCGTTTCTCCTTTACGGCCTGGAGAGTCAGCACAAACTTGCTGAGAACACCGTTGAGGCTCCCTGCAAATCCATAAATAGGCGATTGGAGCCGTCCGATAAGGGCCGTAATCAAAACCGGTTTTGGCGGAAGTTGAGCAATCTGTTTGAACCGACCCAGGTCGATTACTTGTCCTTCAACCACTCCAACCTTGATCTTCAGTTTTTTTTGCTTGTCGGCGATCTCCTTCATCGCTTTTGCCGGAGCAATCGGGTCATCATATCCAAGGGCGACCGCCGTCTGGCCCTTGAAATACGTCGTCACCCCTTCCAAAGACGTCTGCGCCGCGGCCAGAATCGCAAGCGTATTCTTGACCACATGAAACTCGCCCTTCGCACTTCGGAGATGCCCCCGGACCTCGCGTAATTCTTCTACACCCATCCCGGAAAATTCTGCCAGGATTGCGACTTTTGCCTTTGAAAATTTAACCTGCAAGTCCGTGACGATCTCTTTTTTTTCTTTTAACCCCTTCATTGGACTTCCCCTTTATCATTACTGTAGGCCAACATAAAAACTATTCCGCCGACCCCTGACGGACACTACCAAGCTCTATGGGAATCCCGGGACCCATCGTAGAGGAGACCGTAATCCCCTTTAAATATTTCCCCTTCGCAGATGCAGGTCTTTTCTTCAAAACAGATTCGAGTACCGCACTTGCATTCTCAAAAAGCTGCTCAGCGCTGAACGAGACACGGCCAACTGCCAGGTGGACAATACCCGCCTTTTCAACCCGATAATCCACTCGGCCCAGCCTGATCTCTTTGATCACCTTCGCCACCTCAAATGTGACCGTTCCTGTCTTTGGATTGGGCATCAGGCCACGCGGACCCAACACCCTTCCTAATCTACCGACTATTCCCATCAAATCCGGCGTTGCGACCACTGTGTCAAACTCCATCCAGCCCTTGTTGATCTTCTCTACAAGATCGTCAAGCCCGACATGGTCCGCACCGGCCTCCAAGGCCTCTTTCTCCTTTTCACCTTTCGCAAAAACCAGGATACGCACCTTCTTCCCTGTCCCATGCGGCAGAACAACAGAACCCCGCACCATTTGATCGGAATGCTTGGGGTCAACACCCAAACGAATCGCCATGTCCACGCTCCCGTCAAACTTGGCAGTGTGCGTCTCTTTCACCAAGGCAAGAGCCTCATTCAGAGCGCAGGGCTCTCCCTTCACCTTTGCAACTGCGGTATCATATTTCTTACCCATTCATTCTCCTCATTGAAGAACCGCGCCTCCCTCAAATGAAGGGGCGGGGATGTCACCTGACAATATGTGTTTATTCTGCTTTATATGACTGCGGCTCGACTTCAATCCCCATGCTTCTCGCAGTCCCTGAGATAATTCTGCATGCCCCCTCAAGATCAACGGCGTTGATATCCTCCATTTTCGTCTTGGCAATCGCCTCAACCTGAGCCCGGGTCACTTTTCCAACCTTTTCCTTATGGGGGACACCGGAGCCTTTAATAATTCCAGCGGCTTTTTTCAGGAGATCAGATGCAGGGGAACTTTTTGTCACAAACGTAAATGTTCTGTCAGTGTAAATAGAGATCAAGGCCGGAACAATCGACCCTTCCAGTCCCTTCGTCTTTGCGTTGAAGGCCTTGCAGAACTCCATGATATTCACACCATGCTGACCCAGGGCAGGCCCCACCGGGGGCGCCGGATTTGCTTTTCCGGCCGGAATCTGAAGTTTAACGACCGCCTTGATTTCTTTTGCCATCTAAAATAACCCGCCTTTCTATCCTAAGGGGCTTGCGTCGCCCCCTCCACCGGCAAAGCCGGATGGAGCCTCCCCCTCAACGCTCACATCGATTCTCTGTCGACGAACACGGAAGAGACAAAATTATATACCCCCAAAAGGTATCTCTTTGAAAAACAGACTCCAATTAGACTTTTTCAACCTGGAGAAAATTCAACTCAACCGGGGTTGAGCGCCCAAAAATACTGACCAGGACCTTTACCTTATGCTGATCCAGATTGACCTCATCCACCACACCATTGAATCCCAGAAAAGGACCATCAATGATACGGACATTCTCCCCCTTATCAAACAGGGCTTTTTCTCGCGGAGGAGCAACCCCCTCATCCATCTGCCTCAACAAGACCTTCACTTCTTTTTCCGCGAGCGGTTCCGGCACAGCGCCACCTCCGCCCAGAAACCCGGTCACCTTTGGGGTTTCTTTAACAAGCTGCTGAACCTCCAGGTCCAGACACATCTCCACCAGGACATACCCCGGGAAAAACTTCTTTGTAGAGACCCGTTTTTTTCCATCCTTAATCTCAACAACTTCTTCCGTCGGAACAAGGACTTTTCCCATTTTTTCTTCCAGTCCGAGGCTTACTATCCTCTCCTCCAGACTGGCCTTCACCCGGCCTTCAAAGCCGGAGTAGGTATGGATAACATACCAATTCTTTTCCATAAACAACTCCCCGCAAACAAACCCTAGACAACCAAGCGCAATATACGAATCAGGACGGTATCGACAATCGCGAGAAACAAGGCAACGATCAGCGTAAAGACAATGACAACCGTCGTGGAGCCGATCGTCTCATTCTTGCTCGGATATGTCACTTTTGAGAGTTCAAGCTTCACCTCTTTCATAAAATCAATTGCGGACTTGAATAATTTTTTAATCATACACCTTATCCCTCATACCGACGGAGATCGACATCCCCCTTCTGTTTTTGGCAGGCCAGGAGGGACTCGAACCCCCAACAAGCGGTTTTGGAGACCGCCGCTCTAACCAATTGGAGCTACTGGCCTATTTGGCAAGACCTATTTCACCTCTCGATGCGCGGTGTGCTTCCGGCACCTTCGGCAGTACTTCTTTAACTCAATTCGATCCGGAGTATTTCTCTTGTTCTTTTTTGTCGTGTAGTTTCTTTCTTTACAGTCTGTACAACCCAAGGTAATAATCTCACGCATCGACTTAATCCTTTAATTTGTTTCTACTTAATGATCTGAGTGATGACACCGGCACCAACCGTCCGTCCGCCTTCCCGTATCGCAAAACGCAATCCTTCCTG contains the following coding sequences:
- the secE gene encoding preprotein translocase subunit SecE, with the translated sequence MIKKLFKSAIDFMKEVKLELSKVTYPSKNETIGSTTVVIVFTLIVALFLAIVDTVLIRILRLVV
- the rplK gene encoding 50S ribosomal protein L11, coding for MAKEIKAVVKLQIPAGKANPAPPVGPALGQHGVNIMEFCKAFNAKTKGLEGSIVPALISIYTDRTFTFVTKSSPASDLLKKAAGIIKGSGVPHKEKVGKVTRAQVEAIAKTKMEDINAVDLEGACRIISGTARSMGIEVEPQSYKAE
- the nusG gene encoding transcription termination/antitermination protein NusG, encoding MEKNWYVIHTYSGFEGRVKASLEERIVSLGLEEKMGKVLVPTEEVVEIKDGKKRVSTKKFFPGYVLVEMCLDLEVQQLVKETPKVTGFLGGGGAVPEPLAEKEVKVLLRQMDEGVAPPREKALFDKGENVRIIDGPFLGFNGVVDEVNLDQHKVKVLVSIFGRSTPVELNFLQVEKV
- the rpmG gene encoding 50S ribosomal protein L33, which translates into the protein MREIITLGCTDCKERNYTTKKNKRNTPDRIELKKYCRRCRKHTAHREVK